One part of the Salinivirga cyanobacteriivorans genome encodes these proteins:
- the argS gene encoding arginine--tRNA ligase, translating to MNIEQYLNQEIHKALERIFEQEIDPKQVQIQRTKADFEGDFTLVVFPLLRLAKTKPEDAAKRIGEFLVEKSVVFDRFNVVKGFLNLTLSHGFWLNALQDIVQQPDFGFAEKGSGKKIMIEYSSPNTNKPLHLGHIRNNLLGYAVARILEACGNEVVKVNLVNDRGIHICKSMLAWQRWGEGKTPSDLGVKGDKLVGDFYVRFDQEYKKQIEALKQEGKTEDEAKDQAPLILEAREMLRKWEDRDPEVMKLWEQMNSWVYEGFDETYNRLGIEFDKVYYESDTYKKGKELVLNHLEKGLLKKKEDGSVWADLTEDKLDEKILLRSDGTSVYMTQDLGTAVQRFADYDIDQHVYVVGNEQDYHFKVLSLILKKMGYEWATQLFHLSYGMVELPSGKMKSREGTVVDADDLIDTMISTAAKASADSGKLKGMSKADIEYVHKIVALGALKYFILKVDPKKNMLFNPEESIDFNGNTGPFIQYTHARIRSLMRKADIENQLPQFPLSIDLQPKEQELIQQFGHFPNVVAEAGKSMNPGIVANYLFDLVKIFNQFYHDHSVLNETDEDVRNLRLNLSWQTGQIIKNGMWLLGIDVPERM from the coding sequence ATGAATATAGAACAGTACCTTAACCAGGAGATTCATAAGGCTTTAGAGCGGATTTTTGAACAGGAAATCGATCCGAAGCAGGTTCAGATTCAAAGAACAAAAGCTGATTTTGAAGGAGATTTTACGTTAGTTGTATTTCCATTGCTTCGACTGGCAAAAACAAAACCCGAGGATGCCGCCAAACGAATCGGTGAATTTTTAGTTGAGAAATCTGTGGTTTTTGACCGGTTCAATGTGGTTAAAGGTTTTCTGAACCTTACATTGTCGCATGGATTTTGGTTAAATGCATTGCAGGATATTGTTCAACAACCTGATTTTGGTTTTGCAGAAAAGGGATCAGGCAAAAAAATCATGATTGAGTATTCCTCCCCTAATACCAATAAACCACTACACCTGGGGCATATTAGAAACAATTTACTTGGCTATGCTGTGGCTCGTATTCTTGAAGCTTGTGGAAATGAGGTGGTTAAAGTAAATCTGGTGAACGACCGGGGTATTCATATTTGTAAGAGCATGCTGGCCTGGCAACGTTGGGGCGAAGGGAAAACACCCTCAGATTTAGGTGTGAAAGGAGATAAGTTAGTTGGTGACTTTTATGTACGTTTCGACCAGGAGTATAAAAAGCAAATTGAGGCGCTCAAACAAGAAGGAAAAACCGAGGACGAAGCCAAAGATCAGGCGCCCTTAATACTGGAAGCACGTGAAATGCTGCGCAAATGGGAAGATCGCGACCCTGAGGTGATGAAGTTGTGGGAACAGATGAATAGTTGGGTTTATGAAGGTTTCGATGAAACGTATAACCGGTTGGGAATTGAGTTTGATAAAGTATATTATGAGTCAGATACCTACAAAAAGGGGAAAGAGCTTGTACTGAATCATTTAGAAAAAGGATTGTTAAAGAAGAAGGAAGATGGTTCTGTGTGGGCTGATTTAACCGAAGATAAGTTAGATGAAAAGATCTTGCTGCGCAGCGATGGTACTTCAGTTTATATGACACAGGATTTGGGTACTGCCGTACAGCGATTTGCCGATTATGACATTGACCAACATGTTTATGTTGTTGGAAATGAGCAGGATTACCATTTTAAAGTCCTGTCGCTTATTTTAAAGAAGATGGGGTATGAATGGGCTACACAGCTGTTTCACCTTTCTTATGGCATGGTAGAATTGCCATCTGGTAAAATGAAATCAAGGGAGGGTACTGTGGTTGATGCCGATGATTTAATCGACACCATGATTAGTACTGCTGCAAAGGCATCGGCTGATTCTGGCAAACTTAAAGGAATGAGTAAAGCTGACATAGAATATGTACATAAAATAGTTGCACTTGGAGCGCTGAAGTATTTTATACTTAAAGTCGATCCTAAAAAAAATATGCTCTTCAACCCCGAGGAGTCCATTGATTTTAACGGTAATACAGGGCCGTTTATTCAGTACACTCATGCACGCATACGCTCATTGATGCGGAAAGCAGATATAGAAAATCAACTACCGCAATTCCCGTTAAGCATAGATTTACAACCCAAAGAGCAAGAGCTTATTCAACAATTTGGACATTTTCCTAATGTGGTAGCCGAAGCAGGAAAAAGTATGAACCCCGGCATTGTAGCCAACTATTTGTTTGACCTTGTTAAGATCTTCAATCAGTTTTACCACGATCATTCTGTGCTGAATGAGACCGATGAAGATGTTCGGAATCTGAGGTTAAACCTATCATGGCAAACCGGACAGATCATAAAAAATGGCATGTGGTTGCTGGGTATTGATGTCCCTGAGCGAATGTAA
- a CDS encoding shikimate dehydrogenase family protein, giving the protein MQKRLGLIGFPLSHSHSPAIFERLLSSPDLKEIKYELFPLKSLDELPQLLKKHQDIIGFNVTIPYKNQILNRLTKLSPVATGIGAVNTVKVKRKGTIYELEGYNTDIYGFQQTLEEHRIQNKNALIFGDGGAAQAVKHALMNKNITFEIVTRNKSGLHYKDLTPETIRKYNLLINTTPVGMHPDTENVLPIPEAGITQEHTLIDLIYNPAETSFMKLGKKHGAKAINGALMLEKQAEKALEIWLND; this is encoded by the coding sequence ATGCAAAAACGTTTAGGTCTCATAGGGTTTCCGCTTTCGCACAGCCACTCACCGGCTATCTTCGAACGGCTATTGTCCAGCCCTGATTTAAAAGAAATTAAGTATGAATTGTTCCCCCTGAAATCACTTGACGAATTACCCCAACTACTAAAAAAGCATCAGGATATAATTGGATTTAATGTAACCATACCGTACAAAAACCAAATACTTAACCGGCTTACTAAATTATCGCCTGTTGCAACTGGTATTGGCGCCGTGAATACAGTTAAGGTTAAGCGAAAAGGAACCATATATGAACTCGAAGGTTATAATACCGATATCTATGGATTCCAGCAAACCCTGGAGGAACATCGCATACAAAATAAAAACGCCCTTATTTTTGGGGACGGAGGTGCTGCCCAGGCAGTTAAGCATGCACTTATGAATAAAAACATAACTTTTGAAATTGTAACACGCAACAAATCAGGACTCCACTACAAGGACCTTACACCCGAAACAATTAGGAAGTACAACTTATTAATAAATACAACACCGGTGGGTATGCACCCTGATACAGAAAATGTTTTACCAATTCCTGAAGCGGGAATAACGCAAGAGCATACCTTAATTGACCTGATTTATAATCCAGCTGAAACTTCGTTTATGAAGCTGGGTAAAAAACATGGAGCTAAAGCGATAAATGGCGCACTCATGCTTGAAAAACAAGCAGAAAAGGCACTTGAAATCTGGTTAAACGACTAA
- a CDS encoding DUF368 domain-containing protein — MLKYITNVLKGAAMGAADVVPGVSGGTIALITGIYEELVDSIKSIDAQAVKLLFKEGVKSFWQHINGWFLVSVFAGVFLSVFSLAKILETLLSTYPVMVWSFFFGLIIASAITILKKIKKWELSKVIAVIAGTIVAYFVTVLTPAQTPETWWFVMFSGALAICAMILPGISGAFILLLLGKYAYIIGAISQFDITIIAIFGVGAIIGILSFSNLLSYLLHRFHDITISVLAGFMIGSLNKVWPWKETVETYVNRHGEIVPLVEKNVGPNAYEQITESPSFWGYAILFAVIGFMIIWGFEFFAKKLTK, encoded by the coding sequence ATGCTGAAATATATCACTAATGTGTTAAAAGGTGCAGCAATGGGAGCTGCCGATGTAGTGCCAGGTGTGTCGGGCGGTACAATTGCCCTCATTACCGGCATTTATGAAGAACTTGTAGATTCAATAAAATCAATCGACGCACAAGCCGTTAAACTACTGTTTAAGGAAGGGGTTAAAAGCTTCTGGCAACACATAAACGGATGGTTTCTGGTTAGTGTTTTTGCAGGCGTTTTTTTAAGTGTTTTTTCATTGGCCAAAATATTGGAAACGCTCCTAAGCACCTACCCTGTTATGGTGTGGTCATTCTTTTTCGGTCTCATCATTGCTTCTGCCATCACCATTCTCAAAAAAATAAAGAAATGGGAACTTTCCAAAGTTATAGCCGTGATAGCCGGAACTATAGTTGCATATTTTGTGACAGTTTTAACGCCTGCTCAAACACCTGAAACCTGGTGGTTTGTCATGTTTTCGGGTGCATTGGCCATTTGTGCTATGATTCTCCCGGGCATTTCGGGTGCATTTATTTTACTTTTATTGGGAAAATATGCCTACATTATTGGAGCAATCAGTCAGTTCGATATAACAATAATTGCCATTTTTGGAGTTGGTGCAATCATCGGAATTTTATCTTTTTCTAACCTGCTTTCTTACCTCTTACATCGTTTTCATGACATTACAATTTCGGTACTGGCAGGATTCATGATTGGATCACTGAACAAAGTATGGCCATGGAAAGAAACAGTTGAAACCTACGTAAACAGACATGGTGAAATAGTGCCTCTGGTTGAAAAGAATGTGGGACCAAATGCCTATGAACAAATAACTGAATCACCCTCTTTTTGGGGATATGCCATATTATTTGCTGTAATTGGGTTTATGATTATTTGGGGATTTGAATTTTTCGCAAAAAAATTAACAAAATAA
- a CDS encoding threonine synthase has protein sequence MKENRKFQLRCEKCQYVVEDLSEWFGHMQKCPKCGHKVVYAEYSENINNVKSFINEQNGKAENVFHYFDFLPINDRENIITSGEGVIPVENWDFLADFAKKHYGIDCEVVAYRNDMNPGTGTFKDVAAAVAASALKENGIKEYAVASTGNIANAFAHYLAKAGISLTVFIPQDALKANEAEVNTYGQRVVRVKGDYAKAKEIASQYSEKYGILLSGGNTDPMRVEAKKTMVFEWLRQINKMPDVYIQALSGGTGPIAIDKAVNDLKGSELEIKLPRFIMVQPDHCAPMRMAWDKAKADGFPEGWENDYPTLENPVTKVPTLATGKPGTYPIIGRLTKKSNGEIIEFNEKMIADISRLIAYIKHIQIGPASAIAVGGFFESLHQGIIKNGETIMINVGEGVRRAPDFMEEMIYTTQHASSIEEIDRYERSVYSEKLWEPFINYKK, from the coding sequence ATGAAGGAAAACCGGAAATTTCAACTTCGGTGCGAAAAGTGCCAATATGTTGTAGAAGACCTGAGCGAATGGTTTGGCCACATGCAGAAATGTCCTAAATGTGGACATAAAGTTGTGTATGCTGAATACAGCGAAAATATAAATAACGTTAAATCATTTATTAATGAACAGAACGGGAAAGCAGAAAATGTTTTTCACTATTTCGATTTCTTGCCAATAAATGATCGCGAAAATATCATCACCTCAGGAGAAGGTGTAATTCCGGTTGAAAACTGGGATTTCCTTGCCGATTTTGCAAAGAAACATTACGGAATTGACTGCGAAGTTGTAGCCTACCGGAATGATATGAACCCCGGCACAGGTACTTTTAAAGATGTAGCAGCAGCTGTTGCAGCCTCCGCTCTAAAAGAAAACGGTATAAAAGAGTATGCCGTGGCCAGTACAGGTAATATTGCAAATGCTTTTGCCCATTATTTAGCAAAAGCAGGTATATCGCTTACAGTATTTATTCCACAAGATGCACTCAAAGCAAATGAAGCAGAAGTAAACACCTACGGTCAGCGCGTTGTGCGGGTTAAAGGCGACTATGCCAAAGCCAAAGAAATAGCATCGCAATATTCAGAAAAATACGGCATATTACTGTCAGGTGGAAATACAGACCCAATGCGTGTTGAGGCGAAAAAGACCATGGTATTTGAATGGCTTCGCCAAATAAACAAAATGCCCGACGTTTATATACAGGCCCTAAGTGGAGGTACAGGACCTATTGCCATAGATAAGGCGGTGAATGACTTGAAAGGCTCAGAACTTGAGATTAAATTACCACGATTTATAATGGTGCAGCCAGACCATTGTGCTCCAATGCGTATGGCATGGGACAAAGCCAAAGCGGACGGATTCCCAGAAGGTTGGGAAAATGATTACCCCACACTTGAAAACCCGGTGACTAAAGTACCAACACTCGCAACCGGAAAACCCGGAACATACCCGATAATTGGAAGGCTTACGAAAAAAAGCAATGGTGAAATCATTGAATTCAATGAAAAAATGATTGCCGATATCTCAAGGCTCATTGCTTACATCAAACACATACAAATCGGACCTGCATCTGCAATTGCTGTAGGCGGGTTCTTTGAATCATTACATCAGGGCATTATCAAAAATGGCGAAACCATAATGATTAATGTTGGCGAAGGCGTGCGCAGAGCGCCCGACTTTATGGAAGAGATGATTTACACCACACAACATGCTTCATCTATTGAAGAAATAGATCGTTACGAAAGATCTGTTTACAGTGAAAAATTGTGGGAACCTTTTATCAACTACAAAAAATAG
- a CDS encoding tetratricopeptide repeat protein yields MMHIPDKFNYNEDFSDILKQFDEMLTLERAKYFDVEIFTEIINYLIDTNQKEKAKQALKIGLKQHPNAEELILKDAQFSIITQNFKRAKNILKDLLNTNKADAEIYYYLGKLQLATDKLNKAIRYFDAALTLAEIDEKISLLYMITDDLMDKGEYHSAVNYLHQVLEIDQYDFEALIDLGTCYKELNQISQAIEEFDKYLDRDPFNEMIWHQLGNLYEYKNDTKMALDAYEFAAAIEPEYASAYFSIALIYSRDEQYDKAINYLEELISHEGKNLHAYFYLAESYYQTGQKDQAMLNFEKTLSLDPDFADAWFGIGEIYYDENKITESLVYVRKAIKIDPEEPLFWLRLATIQQSMKYLTYAVKSYKKVIKLDPFDEKARVHLAECHFELKEYKETIELCETALETFRDPAFYYLWGAALVENDELTEGLNKIESGLKKDKEAFNNFVYFYPKILSFDAVKKLVNLYEGL; encoded by the coding sequence ATGATGCATATACCAGATAAATTCAATTATAATGAGGATTTTAGTGATATTTTGAAGCAGTTCGATGAAATGCTCACACTTGAAAGAGCAAAGTATTTTGATGTGGAAATATTCACTGAAATAATCAATTATTTGATTGACACCAACCAAAAAGAGAAAGCCAAACAAGCACTTAAAATTGGGTTAAAGCAACACCCTAATGCAGAAGAATTAATTCTTAAAGATGCTCAGTTTTCAATTATTACACAAAACTTCAAGCGCGCCAAAAACATACTCAAAGACCTGCTAAACACCAATAAAGCGGATGCTGAGATTTATTACTATTTGGGAAAATTACAACTGGCCACAGATAAACTCAACAAAGCCATCAGGTACTTCGATGCAGCACTCACACTTGCTGAGATCGACGAAAAAATTTCGCTGTTATACATGATTACAGACGACCTGATGGACAAGGGAGAGTACCATAGCGCTGTAAATTATTTGCATCAGGTACTTGAAATAGACCAGTACGATTTCGAAGCGCTCATTGATTTGGGTACCTGCTACAAAGAATTAAACCAGATTTCCCAGGCCATTGAAGAGTTTGATAAATATCTTGATCGAGATCCGTTTAACGAAATGATTTGGCACCAATTGGGGAACCTTTACGAGTATAAAAACGATACTAAAATGGCACTGGACGCCTACGAGTTTGCAGCTGCCATAGAGCCCGAATACGCCTCGGCTTACTTTAGTATTGCTCTCATTTACAGTCGTGATGAACAATATGACAAGGCCATAAATTACCTCGAAGAGCTTATATCGCACGAAGGTAAAAACCTGCATGCCTACTTTTACCTGGCAGAAAGTTACTACCAAACAGGCCAAAAAGACCAGGCCATGCTAAACTTTGAAAAAACCCTGAGCCTGGACCCTGACTTTGCCGATGCATGGTTTGGAATAGGAGAAATTTATTACGACGAAAATAAAATTACAGAAAGCCTGGTTTACGTAAGGAAAGCGATAAAAATAGACCCCGAAGAACCACTATTCTGGTTAAGACTTGCTACCATTCAGCAGAGCATGAAATACCTGACGTATGCTGTAAAATCATATAAAAAGGTAATAAAACTTGACCCTTTTGATGAAAAAGCACGTGTACATCTTGCCGAGTGCCATTTTGAATTAAAAGAATACAAGGAAACAATAGAGCTTTGTGAAACAGCGTTAGAAACATTCCGTGACCCGGCTTTTTATTATTTATGGGGAGCAGCTTTAGTTGAAAATGATGAGCTCACTGAAGGGTTAAATAAAATTGAAAGCGGACTCAAAAAAGACAAGGAAGCCTTTAACAACTTTGTCTATTTTTACCCAAAAATACTTAGCTTTGACGCTGTTAAAAAGCTCGTCAATTTATATGAAGGACTTTAA
- a CDS encoding DUF4301 family protein gives MLTDKDKQQLQEKGMNAQMVKQQLERFKTGYPQLNIIAPATLDKGINRYGDEDKEKLRSLYQKKQKNAKICKFVPASGAASRMFKKIFEILAAYDGSEQKYLELLTDRGPNSVYFLCEHIHDFAFYDDLEQICSEKGDCIESKFNKKDYVGALNLIVSEKGLNYGNYPKGLIKFHKYKNEERTALEEHLVEGAMYAKSNKEVNIHFTVSPEFYDSFEKHINEIIPTYEERFNVKFNIDLSVQKAHTDTIAVTMENEPVRDDEGNLMFRPGGHGSLLVNLNEIDADLIFIKNIDNIVTDRLKPVTVEYKELLGGVLLDFKDKINHYLEKLTGDEELKDAYVTKIANFANQLLNIDIPNDFKSFEKPQKIKYLVEKLNRPFRVCGMVKNEDEPGGGPFWVEDGNEEESLQIVESSQFDKDDKTQMKVFEAATHFNPVDIACSTKDFKGNKFDLAKYADPETGFISHKTMKGEPVKALEHPGLWNGAMANWTTIFVEVPMETFNPVKTINDLLRKEHRF, from the coding sequence ATGCTCACAGATAAGGATAAACAACAACTGCAGGAAAAAGGCATGAATGCCCAAATGGTTAAGCAACAACTGGAAAGGTTTAAGACCGGTTATCCACAACTAAATATTATAGCGCCGGCAACACTGGACAAGGGTATCAACAGATATGGCGACGAGGATAAAGAAAAGTTGAGAAGCCTCTATCAAAAAAAACAAAAAAACGCCAAAATATGTAAATTTGTTCCTGCAAGCGGCGCTGCAAGCCGCATGTTCAAAAAAATATTTGAGATACTTGCAGCCTATGACGGTTCAGAACAAAAATATTTGGAACTTTTAACAGATCGCGGACCAAATTCAGTGTATTTCCTTTGCGAGCATATCCATGATTTTGCTTTTTATGACGACTTAGAACAAATTTGTTCCGAAAAAGGAGACTGCATTGAAAGTAAATTTAATAAAAAAGACTATGTTGGAGCCCTCAATCTCATAGTATCAGAGAAAGGTCTCAATTATGGAAACTACCCAAAAGGATTAATCAAATTCCATAAATACAAAAACGAAGAGCGCACCGCACTTGAGGAACATTTAGTTGAGGGTGCCATGTATGCCAAATCCAACAAAGAAGTCAATATTCATTTTACAGTTTCGCCGGAATTTTATGATTCGTTTGAAAAACACATAAATGAAATAATCCCCACATATGAAGAACGTTTCAATGTTAAATTCAACATTGATTTATCTGTTCAAAAAGCACATACCGACACCATTGCTGTAACCATGGAAAATGAACCGGTCAGGGACGATGAAGGAAACCTTATGTTCAGACCCGGTGGCCACGGATCATTATTGGTTAACCTTAATGAAATAGATGCCGATTTAATTTTCATAAAAAACATCGACAATATTGTAACCGATCGATTAAAGCCGGTTACTGTTGAATACAAAGAACTACTTGGTGGGGTTTTACTGGATTTTAAAGATAAAATCAATCATTACCTGGAAAAGCTTACGGGCGATGAAGAGTTGAAAGACGCTTACGTTACAAAAATTGCAAATTTTGCCAATCAACTATTGAATATTGATATTCCGAATGATTTTAAAAGCTTTGAGAAACCACAAAAAATTAAGTACCTGGTTGAAAAATTGAACCGTCCCTTCAGAGTTTGCGGAATGGTTAAGAATGAAGATGAACCGGGTGGAGGCCCGTTTTGGGTAGAAGATGGTAATGAAGAAGAAAGCCTTCAGATTGTGGAAAGTTCGCAGTTTGACAAAGATGACAAAACTCAAATGAAGGTTTTTGAGGCTGCCACACATTTCAACCCAGTTGACATTGCCTGCTCAACCAAAGATTTTAAAGGCAATAAATTTGATCTTGCCAAATATGCTGATCCGGAAACTGGCTTTATTTCACACAAAACAATGAAAGGTGAACCAGTAAAAGCACTTGAGCATCCTGGATTATGGAATGGCGCTATGGCAAACTGGACTACAATTTTTGTAGAAGTGCCAATGGAAACGTTTAATCCGGTGAAAACCATTAACGATCTTCTGCGCAAGGAACACAGGTTTTAA
- a CDS encoding DMT family transporter: MGNLSNNKQATLLALLATFFWSTVATAFKFGLEQLTPTQFLCWVIIIAWVILTIIILSTGKWKIRVDKRSKYLALAGGILNPFAYYLVLFHAYNQLPAQIAQSLNYTWPLVLVIFSSIFLRQAFKPMVFWGMLISFGGVFVISYGSMHSALEVNLTGILLAVGSSLIWASYWIVNKLSHTHPIQQIWLNFTSAIVLMVPYTLLTDGLPVPQLQGGLAAIYAALFEMALTFVIWLKAMQLASSTDKISHYIYFSPFLSLVFINALLHEPILISTIGGLVLIVAGIIWTEYANKFRKPSNTNT; this comes from the coding sequence ATGGGGAACTTATCGAACAATAAACAAGCTACTTTACTGGCTCTTCTGGCTACATTTTTCTGGTCAACAGTAGCTACTGCCTTTAAATTCGGACTTGAACAACTTACTCCAACCCAGTTTCTATGCTGGGTAATCATCATTGCATGGGTAATACTTACTATTATTATACTGAGTACGGGAAAATGGAAAATAAGAGTCGATAAGCGCAGCAAGTACCTCGCACTGGCCGGAGGCATATTAAATCCTTTTGCTTACTACCTGGTACTGTTTCATGCCTACAACCAGCTACCTGCACAAATTGCGCAATCATTGAACTATACATGGCCGCTTGTACTGGTAATTTTTTCCTCCATCTTTTTGCGCCAGGCTTTTAAACCGATGGTCTTTTGGGGTATGCTGATTTCATTTGGCGGAGTATTCGTTATTTCTTATGGCAGCATGCATTCAGCTCTTGAAGTTAACCTAACCGGAATTTTGCTTGCTGTTGGTAGCAGTTTAATTTGGGCTTCGTACTGGATTGTAAATAAGCTTTCGCACACACATCCAATACAACAAATATGGTTAAACTTCACATCTGCCATAGTTTTAATGGTACCATACACATTACTGACAGATGGATTGCCAGTTCCGCAGCTTCAAGGCGGTCTGGCAGCAATATACGCAGCATTATTCGAGATGGCCCTTACCTTTGTAATTTGGCTTAAAGCCATGCAACTAGCATCTTCAACCGATAAAATCAGCCATTACATTTATTTCTCACCATTTTTGTCGCTGGTATTTATAAACGCGTTATTACATGAGCCCATCCTCATCTCCACCATTGGAGGCCTGGTGCTTATTGTTGCGGGCATAATCTGGACTGAATATGCAAACAAATTCCGAAAACCCTCCAATACAAACACTTAA
- the pta gene encoding phosphate acetyltransferase has product MDLITTIKEKAKANKQRIVLPEGTEARTLEAANILIKEGIADIILLGDEARIKAMAQEAGFSEIEKAQIVDPKAHPKKSEYIDALVEIRKKKGLTKEEAEKLLNDPLYLAVMMIKQGDADGEVAGADNATGDVLRPAFQIVKTKPGISVVSGAFFMILPDKTYGESGILVFADCAVHPNPTAKELAEIAVATGETTKAIGGFEPRIAMLSFSTKGSAKNEMVDKVVDATKMAQEKAPDLKIDGELQSDAAIIPAIGNKKAPGSEIAGKANVLVFPTLETGNITYKLVQRLAGAEAIGPVLQGMAAPINDLSRGCSVSDIVNLVAITVNQAASEKQ; this is encoded by the coding sequence ATGGATTTAATTACAACGATTAAGGAAAAAGCGAAAGCGAATAAGCAAAGAATAGTTTTACCGGAAGGCACAGAAGCCAGAACACTTGAAGCAGCCAATATTTTGATAAAAGAGGGTATTGCTGATATAATATTGTTAGGAGACGAAGCAAGGATTAAAGCAATGGCGCAAGAAGCAGGTTTTTCTGAAATAGAAAAAGCACAAATTGTAGATCCTAAAGCGCATCCTAAAAAATCAGAATATATTGATGCCCTTGTAGAAATTCGAAAAAAGAAAGGGCTAACTAAAGAAGAGGCTGAAAAGTTACTGAATGATCCATTGTATCTTGCAGTAATGATGATAAAACAAGGCGATGCAGACGGGGAAGTAGCTGGAGCAGACAATGCCACAGGAGACGTATTGCGCCCCGCTTTTCAGATTGTAAAAACCAAACCCGGCATCAGTGTTGTGTCTGGTGCATTTTTTATGATTTTGCCCGATAAAACATATGGCGAATCAGGTATTTTAGTTTTTGCCGATTGCGCAGTTCATCCCAATCCTACAGCTAAAGAACTTGCCGAAATTGCTGTGGCAACAGGAGAAACAACAAAAGCAATAGGCGGTTTTGAACCTCGAATTGCCATGCTATCATTTTCTACTAAAGGAAGCGCCAAAAATGAAATGGTCGATAAAGTTGTTGATGCTACAAAAATGGCTCAGGAAAAAGCTCCGGACCTGAAAATCGATGGTGAGCTACAATCTGATGCGGCCATTATTCCCGCTATTGGCAATAAAAAAGCACCTGGTAGTGAAATTGCAGGTAAAGCAAATGTATTGGTATTTCCTACATTAGAAACTGGGAATATTACATACAAACTTGTGCAGCGTTTGGCAGGTGCAGAAGCTATAGGTCCGGTATTGCAGGGTATGGCTGCACCAATAAACGACTTGTCTCGTGGCTGCTCAGTAAGCGATATTGTAAATTTAGTTGCTATTACAGTAAATCAGGCTGCCAGCGAAAAACAATAA
- a CDS encoding 3-hydroxyacyl-CoA dehydrogenase family protein, giving the protein MSEIKVEPIEKYGLSAKSKPKSQFSTIGIVGCGNTGQRIALMVAGKGIEVVFLELSQAKIDQAFAEITEELDHQINHWGMTEGDKRSILSRIKGTLDYADFQNCDLVIESILSRTREESVDIRKEVFRNIEKHVSPHAIIATNSTTLVITELAAELEHKDRCISLHISTTAPEASIIEIVKGLHTSDEICEDVRRFAKLIGKTAIPVQESPGLVTARLAVSFISEACDVLMERVSDMESIDFSMRNGLGLPLGPFEMADKIGLDRVIRWMDNLYEEFGDYKYKPSPVLKRLVRAGYLGRKTHKGFYEYDENGQKLKKNVIEASTEK; this is encoded by the coding sequence ATGTCGGAAATAAAAGTTGAACCTATTGAAAAATATGGTTTAAGCGCAAAATCAAAACCCAAAAGCCAGTTTTCAACCATTGGAATAGTTGGTTGCGGAAATACTGGTCAGCGAATAGCACTGATGGTAGCAGGAAAAGGTATTGAAGTCGTTTTTCTCGAGTTAAGTCAGGCTAAAATAGATCAGGCCTTCGCAGAAATAACCGAAGAACTCGACCATCAGATTAATCACTGGGGTATGACCGAGGGGGATAAGAGAAGTATCTTATCACGTATTAAGGGTACTCTGGATTACGCTGATTTTCAGAATTGTGATCTCGTTATAGAATCGATTTTATCACGTACACGTGAAGAATCTGTAGATATCAGAAAAGAGGTCTTCAGAAATATTGAAAAGCATGTTTCTCCTCACGCAATTATTGCAACAAATTCTACTACACTTGTCATTACTGAGTTGGCAGCGGAGCTGGAACATAAAGACCGGTGTATTAGTCTGCATATTTCAACTACTGCCCCTGAGGCCAGTATAATTGAAATAGTAAAAGGATTGCATACATCCGATGAAATTTGCGAGGATGTAAGACGTTTTGCGAAACTAATTGGCAAAACTGCGATTCCTGTACAGGAATCTCCGGGATTAGTAACAGCCCGTTTGGCAGTATCTTTCATCAGTGAGGCTTGCGATGTACTAATGGAACGCGTGAGCGATATGGAAAGTATTGATTTCAGTATGCGTAATGGGCTGGGTCTGCCTTTAGGACCTTTTGAAATGGCAGATAAAATAGGCCTCGATCGAGTAATACGTTGGATGGATAACCTTTACGAAGAATTTGGAGACTACAAGTATAAACCATCACCAGTATTGAAAAGGCTGGTTCGTGCAGGTTATCTTGGCCGTAAAACCCATAAAGGGTTTTATGAGTATGATGAGAATGGCCAGAAGCTTAAAAAAAATGTTATTGAAGCCAGTACCGAAAAATAA